A genome region from Paracoccus stylophorae includes the following:
- a CDS encoding LysR family transcriptional regulator, whose translation MDWDDLRIFLAVSRAESLSGAGRRLGMDASTVGRRIARLEQAVGAVLFAKTPQGYALTAEGGRLIVPAEAAEKAALTVAEAARRDEGIGGQLRIGAPDGCANYLLPQVARRLAEAHPKLEIQIVSLPRVVNLSKREADMAIAVSPPDTGRLTVQRLSDYHLHLAAHRDYLAARPPIGDLADLKAHRMIGYIPDMIFDRELDYLSETGVETAAISSNSVSVQMQAIRAGAGIGIVHDFAIPFVDGLRVLLPDRIALRRSFWLLRHADDRDSRRLSVLADALAQGVRAEIIRLESQVFAAADRFA comes from the coding sequence ATGGATTGGGATGATCTGCGCATTTTTCTGGCCGTCTCGCGCGCGGAAAGCCTGTCGGGGGCGGGGCGGCGACTGGGCATGGACGCCTCGACCGTGGGGCGGCGGATCGCGCGGCTGGAACAGGCCGTCGGCGCGGTGCTGTTTGCCAAGACGCCGCAGGGTTACGCGCTGACGGCCGAGGGCGGGCGGCTGATCGTTCCGGCCGAGGCTGCCGAAAAGGCCGCGCTGACCGTGGCCGAGGCCGCACGCCGCGACGAGGGGATCGGCGGGCAGCTGCGCATCGGGGCGCCGGACGGGTGCGCGAACTATCTGCTGCCGCAGGTCGCGCGGCGTCTGGCCGAGGCGCATCCAAAGCTGGAAATCCAGATCGTCTCGCTGCCCCGCGTCGTGAACCTGTCCAAGCGCGAGGCGGACATGGCGATTGCCGTCTCGCCTCCGGATACGGGCCGGCTGACCGTGCAGCGGCTGTCGGATTACCATCTGCATCTGGCGGCGCATCGCGACTATCTGGCCGCGCGTCCCCCCATCGGCGATCTGGCCGACCTGAAGGCGCATCGCATGATCGGATATATTCCCGACATGATCTTCGACCGCGAACTGGATTACCTGTCCGAAACCGGGGTCGAGACGGCGGCGATCAGTTCCAATTCCGTGTCCGTCCAGATGCAGGCGATTCGCGCCGGCGCAGGGATCGGCATCGTCCACGACTTCGCGATCCCGTTCGTGGACGGGCTTCGGGTCCTGCTGCCCGACCGCATCGCGCTGCGCCGCAGCTTCTGGCTGTTGCGACACGCCGACGACCGCGATTCGCGACGTCTCAGCGTTCTGGCCGACGCGCTGGCGCAGGGCGTCCGGGCCGAAATCATCCGACTGGAATCGCAGGTTTTCGCCGCAGCGGACCGTTTCGCTTGA
- a CDS encoding CBS domain-containing protein gives MLVRQLLSMKRDSGKPGIEADNIITIRPEATLAEAAQLLAKQRIGAVVVSADGKTPDGILSERDVVRQMAKGEADMLSTPVSTVMTREVQTCKTGDDALAILERMTAGRFRHLPVVDDQGHMLGVVSIGDAVSGRLKELAAEKDALTGMIMGS, from the coding sequence ATGCTGGTCAGACAGTTGCTTTCGATGAAGCGGGATTCGGGCAAGCCCGGAATCGAGGCCGACAACATCATCACCATCCGCCCCGAGGCGACGCTGGCCGAGGCCGCGCAGCTTCTGGCAAAGCAACGGATCGGCGCGGTCGTGGTGTCCGCGGACGGAAAGACCCCCGACGGCATCCTGTCCGAACGCGACGTCGTCCGGCAGATGGCCAAGGGCGAGGCCGACATGCTGTCCACGCCCGTGTCCACGGTGATGACGCGCGAGGTGCAGACCTGCAAGACCGGCGATGACGCGCTGGCAATCCTGGAACGGATGACGGCGGGACGGTTCCGCCACCTGCCGGTGGTCGACGATCAGGGCCACATGCTGGGCGTGGTCTCCATCGGCGACGCGGTCAGCGGCAGGCTGAAGGAACTGGCGGCCGAAAAGGACGCCCTGACCGGCATGATCATGGGCAGCTGA
- the coaD gene encoding pantetheine-phosphate adenylyltransferase has protein sequence MRIGLYPGTFDPITLGHVDIIQRAMALVDRLVIGVAINRDKTPLFDLEDRVAMVRHQCDAIAACAGGEILVHPFENLLIDAARDVGATVIVRGLRAVADFEYEFQMVGMNRALDASIETVFLMADARRQAIASKLVKEIARLGGDVSRFVPPEIAHALRERFG, from the coding sequence ATGCGCATCGGCCTTTATCCCGGCACCTTCGACCCGATCACTTTGGGACATGTCGATATCATCCAGCGCGCCATGGCGCTGGTCGATCGGCTGGTGATCGGCGTCGCGATCAACCGCGACAAGACGCCGCTGTTCGATCTTGAGGATCGGGTGGCGATGGTGCGCCACCAATGCGACGCCATTGCCGCCTGCGCCGGCGGCGAGATCCTGGTGCATCCGTTCGAGAACCTGCTGATCGACGCGGCCCGCGACGTGGGCGCGACGGTAATCGTGCGCGGGCTGCGCGCGGTGGCGGATTTCGAATACGAATTCCAGATGGTCGGCATGAACCGCGCGCTGGACGCCAGTATCGAGACGGTGTTCCTGATGGCCGATGCCCGCAGGCAAGCCATCGCGTCCAAGCTGGTCAAGGAGATCGCCCGGCTTGGCGGCGACGTGTCGCGCTTTGTCCCGCCCGAGATTGCGCACGCCCTGCGCGAACGCTTTGGCTGA
- a CDS encoding DUF2189 domain-containing protein, with protein MTDIAAALSAGWNDFRRAPAFGLLFSAFYVLGGLVLAAVALASGREWWLIPFILGFPLIAPFAAIGLYEVSRRIEAGQPLDWRAVLGVVFAQKDRQIPSMAMVILLLFMFWVFVAHTVFALFMGVSAMTNITSSAEVFMTARGMMMLTIGTLIGGGFAAVLFAFTVVGLPVLLEREVDFITAIIVSVQAVAENPVVMAAWAAMIVILLAMGIVPFFLGLLIVLPVLGHASWHVYRRLMPDD; from the coding sequence ATGACCGATATCGCCGCCGCCCTGTCGGCGGGCTGGAACGATTTTCGCCGCGCGCCGGCCTTTGGCCTGCTGTTTTCCGCCTTCTACGTGCTGGGCGGGCTGGTGCTGGCGGCGGTCGCGCTGGCCTCGGGGCGCGAATGGTGGCTGATCCCGTTCATCCTGGGATTTCCGCTGATCGCGCCCTTCGCGGCCATCGGGCTTTACGAGGTCAGCCGCCGGATCGAGGCGGGACAGCCGCTGGACTGGCGCGCCGTGCTGGGCGTCGTCTTTGCCCAGAAGGACCGGCAGATCCCGTCCATGGCGATGGTGATCCTGCTGCTGTTCATGTTCTGGGTGTTCGTCGCCCACACGGTCTTTGCGCTGTTCATGGGCGTGTCGGCGATGACCAACATCACCAGTTCGGCCGAGGTGTTCATGACCGCGCGCGGGATGATGATGCTGACCATCGGCACGCTGATCGGCGGCGGGTTTGCGGCCGTGCTGTTCGCGTTCACCGTCGTCGGACTGCCCGTCCTGCTGGAACGAGAGGTCGATTTCATCACCGCGATCATCGTCTCGGTCCAGGCGGTGGCCGAAAATCCGGTGGTGATGGCAGCATGGGCCGCCATGATCGTGATCCTGCTGGCGATGGGGATCGTGCCGTTCTTCCTTGGCCTGCTCATCGTGCTGCCGGTGCTGGGCCATGCCAGCTGGCATGTCTATCGCCGGCTGATGCCCGATGACTGA